A single region of the Sorghum bicolor cultivar BTx623 chromosome 7, Sorghum_bicolor_NCBIv3, whole genome shotgun sequence genome encodes:
- the LOC8064024 gene encoding potassium transporter 26, with product MEHRAAAPDDVIVQVNAAAVAAVDERISTGQITEEEVIGIDGGKQQIGGGGGGLTRRTFSQSYKMRHRNPVELTGWQLALLGYQSLGVVYGDIGTSPLYTFSSFTLPDPGADDVLGILSLILWTLTLVSLVKYVFIVLHADDHGEGGTFALYSLLRQHVNFSGKSMPVPVTRLASDANLKFHSKQSSLQPRMLKFLEGSPIAQAVITYLVLVGTCMVMGDGALTPSISVLSAVQGIQSRSSSIKQGHVVLLCVVILVILFLFQQYGTSKVGFTFSPIMLVWFALIASIGLHNMIKYYPPVLKAISPHYIYLFFARNKRAGWEQFGTVVLCITGAEAMFADLGHFNKKSIQMAYSCLVYPALILAYAGQAAFLIKNPSKLSTTFYSSVPDPLFWPMFIVATLAAIVASQALISASFSIIRQSIALGCFPRVTMKHTSKKYEGRVYSPEINYFLMIACILITVGFKGGPEIGQAYGVAVIWVMLITTHLITVVMVIIWQTHSAIAGSFYIIYTAIEGLMTISLLYKIAQGGWVPFAITAFFLIITLSWTYGRSKKNEYEASNLMDRQEFIKTVNMSNRVPGICIFCTDLMNGIPPIVRHYVQHMGCLRELMVFVTVRHLPVTSVLPEERFLVDRLEPFGVYRCIVQYGYMDTQNMEDDDYVLSIIASLKEIAQSNDETMIMDSALANGTTFVLGRVILKMSSKQSCFKRFVVNNLYRFLQKNFRSNISSLKIAPSKTLQIGMQYEI from the exons atggagCACCGCGCGGCGGCGCCGGACGATGTGATCGTTCAGGTGAACGCCGCCGCCGTTGCGGCCGTGGACGAGAGGATCTCGACGGGTCAGATCACCGAGGAGGAAGTCATCGGCATCGACGGCGGCAAGCAGCagatcggcggcggcggcggcggcctcaccCGCCGGACCTTCAGCCAGTCGTACAAGATGAGGCACCGCAACCCTGTG gAGCTGACGGGGTGGCAGTTGGCGCTGCTGGGGTACCAGTCGCTGGGCGTGGTGTACGGCGACATCGGGACGTCGCCGCTGTACACCTTCTCGTCGTTCACGCTGCCGGACCCCGGGGCCGACGATGTCCTCGGCATCCTCAGCCTCATCCTCTGGACGCTCACACTCGTCAGCCTCGTCAAGTACGTCTTCATCGTCCTCCACGCAGATGACCACGGAGAAG GTGGCACCTTTGCCCTGTACTCGCTCTTGCGCCAGCACGTCAATTTCAGCGGCAAGTCGATGCCGGTGCCGGTCACTCGGCTGGCATCAGATGCCAACCTCAAGTTCCACAGCAAACAGAGCAGCCTGCAACCAAGGATGCTCAAGTTCCTGGAAGGCAGCCCCATTGCACAGGCAGTCATCACCTACCTTGTGTTGGTTGGGACTTGCATGGTGATGGGTGATGGTGCCCTCACTCCATCCATCTCAG TCCTGTCAGCTGTCCAAGGAATCCAATCAAGATCTTCTAGCATTAAACAAG GTCACGTTGTCCTCCTATGTGTGGTTATCCTGGTCATCCTTTTCCTTTTCCAACAGTATGGCACAAGCAAAGTCGGCTTCACTTTTTCTCCCATTATGCTCGTGTGGTTTGCGTTGATTGCATCCATTGGACTACACAATATGATCAAGTATTATCCGCCGGTTCTGAAAGCCATATCACCACATTACATATATCTTTTCTTTGCGAGAAACAAAAGGGCTGGCTGGGAGCAATTTGGAACAGTTGTTTTGTGCATAACAG GTGCTGAAGCTATGTTTGCTGACTTGGGTCATTTCAACAAGAAATCAATCCAG ATGGCGTACTCATGCTTAGTTTACCCAGCACTGATACTTGCATATGCTGGCCAGGCAGCATTTTTGATCAAGAACCCATCTAAGCTCAGCACAACATTTTATAGTAGCGTCCCAGATCCGCTGTTTTGGCCCATGTTTATTGTGGCTACTTTGGCTGCCATCGTTGCAAGCCAGGCACTGATATCTGCCAGTTTCTCCATCATCAGGCAATCAATTGCTTTAGGTTGTTTTCCTAGAGTTACCATGAAGCACACCTCAAAGAAATATGAAGGCCGAGTATACTCTCCAGAGATCAACTACTTCTTGATGATTGCTTGTATATTGATTACTGTTGGTTTTAAGGGTGGACCAGAGATTGGGCAAGCCTATG GTGTTGCAGTGATATGGGTTATGCTTATTACAACACATCTGATCACAGTGGTCATGGTAATAATATGGCAAACTCATTCTGCAATAGCAGGGTCATTTTATATTATCTACACTGCCATTGAAGGTCTTATGACGATATCACTCCTATATAAGATTGCACAAGGTGGCTGGGTTCCATTTGCAATAACTGCATTTTTTCTTATAATTACACTTTCTTGGACCTATGGCCGAAGCAAGAAAAATGAATATGAAGCGAGTAACTTGATGGATAGGCAGGAATTCATTAAAACAGTGAACATGAGCAACAGAGTACCTGGAATATGCATCTTTTGCACAGACTTGATGAATGGCATCCCACCAATAGTGCGCCATTACGTTCAGCACATGGGTTGTCTCCGCGAACTGATGGTGTTTGTCACTGTGAGGCATCTACCTGTGACATCAGTCCTGCCTGAAGAGCGCTTCCTCGTCGACAGACTAGAGCCTTTTGGTGTTTATAGGTGCATAGTCCAATATGGTTATATGGACACCCAGAATATGGAGGATGATGATTATGTTCTATCAATCATTGCATCCCTCAAGGAAATAGCTCAAAGTAATGATGAGACCATGATTATGGATTCAGCTTTAGCAAATGGAACGACCTTTGTACTTGGAAGGGTTATTTTAAAAATGAGCTCCAAGCAAAGCTGTTTCAAGCGCTTTGTTGTTAACAACCTTTACAGGTTCTTGCAGAAGAACTTCAGGTCCAACATTTCCAGTCTAAAGATAGCTCCTAGTAAAACTTTGCAGATTGGAATGCAATATGAAATTTGA